Proteins from one Pseudomonas grandcourensis genomic window:
- a CDS encoding tape measure protein, giving the protein MADTDVQGMLVRIEATTAQLRQEMARADSSVAQTSGKIDKSLGRVDTAFDRAGERAQHASGLIKNALATAIGVAGIGTIIEAADSYGQMSDRIGMATVSVGEYDLVQQRLLDTAKRTYRPLSEAQELYIRTADSLKSMGYDTGQALDVMDSFSFLLVTNSASADKASVAIDAYSKALQTGKVEADGWQSILAAMPTVVDTITKSTGRTAEEIRSLGAQGKLSLDLLTEGLQKSAKANGELADGMSIAVRDAVQNLSNAFGVYVGRLNETTDFTGVLGKAISLVGDNFETLADVAIMAAVAALSRYGALAATSAATATYSAYKDVAARKAQATAVLLVAQAEQQKAQTSVFLAEKEAIAARGTAVQTQMSLQLAEARLAETRATKAVEAAQVGVSRAGVGLVGMLGGPVGVAALAIGAATAFLTLRNNTSVLEEKLGDLSDPLDKLAEKFNKLNRATQSVTLRELRTSIADTEKDLATAAGSIAFEFQASLTNAGLAGASGFMGGIAPLPAEFQSAMDLVNNAVADSAKGQAVDWKVVADQVRLIPGVTEEMAQSIETGQIKVSDLTVTLDKQRQTLAELTGETDANTAARGKNNAAIAAADQVGQKYIEQLQKQLGAAQDKTALEAANRFIAENTDLTEGMIVAIRSAAAAKDAQKAADDAAAKASKKSASESESAAKQQLKSFGTAEEGYKRQIDLINTSGDKQKDATEVMKLSFELQEGKLGKLSEAQKKKLMGMAAELDALNKLKKANEDDLKLTAFKAAQAIGTQTTRDGFDQELAGIGMGDKARDRMRADLALRQKYVADLASLNEQRNTGQISPELYANETMVLQDELAKRLRAQQDFYAATDEQQTNWMNGVNEAWANYADYAQNYSAQAADFTSGALDTATGEMGTFFSDVARGAEDAGDALGDMVGNFAKSMLKALGDMAAQWLIYQGVQMLVGKTTQATAAGTLGANAAAMSLQAGLNAYASTAAIPIIGPAAAPAAMATALSVTGPLASAVGMTAMSGVGFMEGGYTGNGRRDEVAGPVHRGEYVFNSEATARIGVGTLEAMANGKAAMIRPSGSGGGDSSSSGPAPIVFNAPVTVQAQPGMSEQQAQMQGESISAGLESRFGQFLDREMRQGGRLWRRN; this is encoded by the coding sequence ATGGCCGATACCGACGTACAGGGGATGCTCGTCCGCATCGAGGCGACCACTGCCCAGCTGCGTCAGGAGATGGCGCGTGCAGACTCCAGCGTTGCCCAAACGTCCGGTAAGATTGACAAGAGCCTGGGGCGGGTCGACACCGCCTTCGACCGTGCTGGTGAACGCGCACAACATGCCTCAGGGCTGATCAAGAATGCCCTAGCTACCGCTATTGGCGTAGCAGGGATTGGGACGATCATTGAGGCGGCCGACTCCTACGGCCAGATGTCTGACCGCATCGGTATGGCCACTGTGAGCGTTGGCGAATACGACCTGGTGCAGCAGCGGTTGCTGGATACCGCCAAGCGTACCTACCGCCCATTGAGTGAGGCGCAGGAGCTTTACATCCGGACAGCTGACAGCTTGAAGTCGATGGGATACGACACAGGCCAGGCGCTGGACGTGATGGACAGCTTCAGCTTTCTGCTGGTGACCAACTCGGCCTCAGCCGATAAAGCCAGTGTCGCCATCGATGCGTATTCGAAAGCGTTGCAGACCGGAAAGGTTGAGGCCGATGGCTGGCAATCGATCCTCGCGGCAATGCCGACAGTGGTCGACACGATCACGAAGTCTACTGGCAGGACAGCCGAGGAGATTCGCAGCCTTGGTGCCCAGGGCAAGCTCAGCCTGGACTTACTTACGGAGGGTCTGCAGAAGTCTGCGAAAGCAAATGGTGAGTTAGCCGACGGCATGAGTATTGCGGTCCGCGATGCTGTGCAGAACCTATCCAACGCATTCGGCGTTTATGTGGGGCGCCTGAACGAAACCACAGACTTCACCGGTGTTCTCGGAAAAGCCATCAGCCTTGTTGGGGACAACTTCGAAACCCTGGCCGACGTCGCGATCATGGCTGCCGTGGCAGCTCTTTCACGATATGGCGCACTTGCGGCGACATCAGCAGCGACCGCAACTTACTCTGCTTACAAGGATGTTGCGGCCAGGAAGGCTCAGGCAACGGCGGTTTTGTTGGTGGCGCAGGCTGAGCAGCAAAAGGCCCAAACATCGGTCTTCCTTGCGGAGAAGGAAGCCATTGCAGCGCGCGGCACTGCTGTCCAGACACAGATGTCGCTGCAGCTTGCTGAGGCTCGGCTGGCAGAGACGCGTGCTACCAAAGCTGTAGAGGCTGCACAGGTTGGTGTGAGTCGCGCCGGTGTAGGTCTGGTAGGAATGCTTGGGGGGCCGGTAGGTGTAGCGGCGCTGGCAATCGGTGCAGCCACCGCATTCCTCACTCTTCGCAATAACACCAGCGTCCTTGAGGAGAAGCTAGGCGATCTCAGCGACCCACTGGACAAGCTTGCGGAGAAGTTTAACAAGCTCAACAGGGCCACACAGTCCGTCACCTTGCGCGAGTTGCGCACGTCAATCGCGGATACAGAAAAGGACCTCGCCACAGCCGCCGGCTCGATCGCTTTCGAGTTTCAGGCAAGCTTGACCAACGCCGGTCTTGCCGGTGCTTCTGGTTTTATGGGCGGTATAGCTCCGCTACCAGCCGAGTTTCAATCGGCGATGGACCTCGTCAACAACGCCGTTGCCGACTCAGCAAAGGGGCAGGCAGTAGATTGGAAGGTCGTGGCGGATCAGGTCAGACTGATTCCTGGTGTCACAGAGGAAATGGCCCAGTCGATTGAGACCGGGCAAATCAAGGTTTCCGATCTCACAGTAACCCTCGATAAGCAGCGGCAGACGCTGGCAGAACTGACTGGCGAGACAGACGCCAATACCGCGGCTCGTGGAAAGAACAACGCCGCAATTGCTGCTGCGGATCAGGTCGGTCAGAAATACATCGAGCAACTACAAAAGCAGCTGGGTGCCGCCCAGGACAAAACAGCCCTCGAAGCAGCAAACAGGTTCATTGCCGAGAACACCGACCTTACGGAGGGCATGATCGTTGCCATCCGCTCGGCGGCAGCCGCCAAAGATGCACAGAAGGCCGCCGATGATGCAGCTGCCAAGGCGTCAAAAAAGAGTGCCAGCGAATCAGAGTCGGCTGCCAAGCAGCAGCTCAAGTCCTTCGGCACAGCCGAGGAAGGCTACAAGCGCCAGATCGATCTGATCAACACCAGCGGCGACAAGCAAAAAGACGCCACTGAGGTAATGAAGCTTTCCTTCGAACTGCAGGAAGGAAAGCTCGGGAAACTGAGCGAAGCGCAAAAGAAAAAGCTCATGGGCATGGCCGCCGAGCTGGACGCGCTGAACAAGCTGAAGAAAGCCAATGAAGACGATCTGAAGCTGACCGCCTTCAAGGCCGCCCAGGCTATTGGCACGCAAACCACACGGGATGGCTTCGATCAGGAGCTGGCCGGTATTGGCATGGGTGATAAGGCCAGGGATCGCATGCGTGCTGACCTGGCTCTTCGGCAGAAGTATGTCGCTGACCTGGCCAGTTTAAATGAGCAACGCAACACCGGGCAGATTTCGCCGGAGCTGTATGCCAACGAAACCATGGTTCTTCAGGATGAACTGGCGAAGCGACTGCGGGCGCAGCAGGACTTCTATGCTGCAACGGATGAGCAGCAAACCAACTGGATGAATGGCGTCAATGAGGCGTGGGCCAACTATGCCGACTACGCGCAGAACTACTCGGCCCAGGCCGCCGACTTCACGTCCGGGGCCTTGGACACCGCCACCGGTGAGATGGGTACGTTTTTTTCTGATGTGGCCCGCGGCGCAGAAGATGCCGGTGATGCTTTAGGCGACATGGTCGGCAACTTTGCCAAGTCGATGCTGAAGGCGCTGGGCGACATGGCCGCGCAGTGGCTTATCTACCAGGGCGTGCAGATGCTGGTCGGGAAGACCACTCAGGCAACAGCGGCAGGGACGCTCGGAGCCAATGCGGCGGCGATGTCTTTGCAGGCTGGGCTGAACGCCTACGCCTCCACTGCGGCGATTCCGATCATTGGCCCGGCGGCCGCGCCTGCTGCAATGGCTACGGCGTTGAGCGTCACGGGTCCACTTGCTTCGGCGGTTGGCATGACGGCCATGTCTGGTGTTGGCTTTATGGAGGGTGGCTACACCGGTAATGGGCGACGTGACGAAGTTGCCGGTCCGGTCCACCGTGGCGAGTACGTGTTCAACTCGGAGGCTACGGCGCGGATTGGCGTTGGAACCCTGGAGGCAATGGCCAACGGCAAGGCTGCGATGATCAGGCCGTCTGGCAGCGGCGGTGGTGATTCTTCATCCAGCGGGCCGGCTCCCATCGTTTTCAACGCTCCGGTGACCGTGCAGGCACAGCCAGGTATGAGTGAGCAACAGGCGCAAATGCAGGGCGAGTCAATCAGTGCCGGCCTTGAATCGCGGTTCGGTCAGTTTCTCGATCGGGAAATGCGCCAAGGTGGAAGACTCTGGAGGCGTAACTGA
- a CDS encoding phage tail protein yields the protein MAEVFIYDVQLGADGDVSQSTWENEFGDGYVQAGGIGINTKRQVWNLTHTGSLEVGDELPLVLAFLDRHEGYKSFLWTPPGGVQGRYRCTGYKSRPQGSTIYTLTFVFRQVYTP from the coding sequence ATGGCCGAAGTATTCATTTACGACGTTCAGCTGGGAGCTGATGGCGATGTGTCGCAATCAACCTGGGAGAACGAATTCGGTGATGGCTACGTCCAGGCTGGAGGGATTGGCATCAACACGAAACGCCAGGTCTGGAACCTCACGCACACCGGATCTTTGGAGGTGGGCGATGAGTTGCCGTTGGTGCTGGCGTTCCTTGATCGTCACGAGGGTTACAAATCCTTCCTCTGGACACCACCGGGTGGCGTGCAAGGCCGGTACCGCTGTACTGGGTACAAGTCGCGTCCACAAGGCAGCACGATTTATACGCTGACCTTCGTCTTCAGGCAGGTCTACACCCCCTGA